In Camelina sativa cultivar DH55 chromosome 13, Cs, whole genome shotgun sequence, the genomic window CttgattttgaaagtttttacatatataaaattaagaaaaaaaatgaaatcatttttCATACACATTTTTCATAACtatatgaaattaatatttcaaatattatcatttaatattttcataaattataagcattaattaattaaaaatgaatttaaaacataataaatagttatacaaaaagcataaatcttctgcaaacaatatattttaaccGGCCGAATGGCCAATTGTCAACTCTCGAACTTCTTTACACATTTTGCGGCAATcagagaaattagggttttttcttaGACAATTGAAGGTATCTTAGGTTCTATGTGTTAATACTGGAGATCTCTTTCGTTTCTAGAGTGGATTGGCGAAGGTTTTTCGGAGGTTTTATTTGGCAAGTCTTGATTCCGAGTGATGGGGATTTGATATGGCGAATCTTCCGATCTGGATTACTTGGGATTTCGCGGACAGATCCGGAGGATTATGGTTTTATTGTCTCTAATCTGGAATCGGATTCCTCTGGAATGTTTCGGATTTGTGGGTTTCTATTTCCATTTTTGTGCGAATGTGGTTTGGCAAGGTGGATCTGGTGTGGTGGGGCCCGAATCCTGTTTCTGTTGTTTTGGGATCGGAAACTCAGTGGGAGGTGAGCGTATCTCTGATGAAGGGGTGTTTAATGGTTAGGCTTTTATGCTATTTGCTTTCCCTTTTTGGATCTGGGATGGAGATGTCTCAGCGATTGGAGCATCTTAGGTTGCGATCTGATTTGAGCATGAGATTTGAAATGGGATTCCTAGCATTTACTCCGAGGTGGAGGAGACGAGATATAGGATTTGGGATTCTGGCTATGGTATGGTTCCAGGTTCAGGGTGTGGATTTTGTATCTTTATTGAATGGCATGTATCCTTTTTCCTTTCTTGGAAATTCTACTGGCTTTTTTGGAACTACACAGGTGGATCTTTCTCATTTAATTCCCCTGCTAGGAATGATTCTAAGGTGTTGCTCGCTATATAAAGGTTTCGTGGGAGCCTTTGAGATGAGGCAATTCTCTCTTGTTTGCTTTCCTTTCTCTCTTATTTTGGCTATGTTTTCTATCTATTCTGCTTTTTCGGGTGGGTGTTCTGGGGTAGCAATGTCACAGTCTGGTTTATTGGGGAAGGGGTTAGCTGGACAAATAGTGGGTGAGTCTCAGCCGAGACGCAAGATCAAAATCTCCTATTTTGATAACTCTGCACTGATTGCGGGATATTCCAAGACTGTTGTGGGGAGGTGTTTTAACCCACAGATGCAAGATATGAAGTCATTGCTGTTGATGTTGCCGCATATTTGGCAAGTGGAGGGGAGGGTTGCAGGTGCTGATCTGGGGTCAGGTAAATTTCAGTTTTACTTTGATGAGGAGGCTGATATTGTTGAGGTTTTGTCAATGGAACCCTTCCATTTTGACTCTTGGATGGTGTCTATGGTGAGGTGGACGCCAGTGGTGGATCTAGCGTATCCATCTTCTCTCAAGTTCTGTATTCGAATTTCTGATGTTCCCATTCAGTTTTGGGCAGAACCGACGTTTCGAGACATTGGTTCGGCGTTGGGGGTGGTCAAAGCTGTCGATATTGATATAGGTAAGATCCAAGTCACCATTGATGGGCTTAAGCCACTTTGTTTTGACATGGATATTGAATTTTTCAATGGGGAGGTCACGGTGGTCAAGCTGTTCTATGAGAAGCTTTATGGTTGGTGCAAGCGCTGTTTCAGTCTTTGTCATGATGAGGAGGTTTGCCCTTTAACCAAACGTGTGTCTCAAGAGGGGTGGTCAGTATGGAGGtgtgatagacaggttttcacccagggtatcaatcccctatgcaattgtagtacaaagggttatcaatccaaatggttgtgtattgctagcaggaaggatatgatctgaacaatgcaagtcaagccaagcaattagggttttggctctaacgattcctaaaataaataaagtaaaagaatataaacaaataaaccacacgacctaagcactcgatgcaagcaatcgagtacaagatcgagtggggtgatcgagtatgcaagtgagatatgaacaacttgaggtattactcgatacaggttatcgtgtgcctgatcgggtaagtagtcgagtaagtgaaagaaatgcaaataaataaaatacgaaagttcctaaggatgggggtaatcgaatcatAAGTGTTCTAtaccagtacggatgccttacatgcctcaaacaattatttcctagacaatgaacctctaagaccttgtcaccacactttcgcactagcaacaatcaaccttgaacacattaccacactgtcgcactagcaatatgaacaagcaggcattaagaacgattcattattgtcagtagacttaaactcatctaattttgttactcagagttaagtaaacctctagcattggctaaatcaagcattttatctactcctttcggcctatAGCATTtttaaacgccctagatctaatctcaacctttcggtctgttgacagcattaagagcaccaatctagaaggaaatctatcaatcatttacaatcaactaaagcatcctaaccgatcaagaacacaaaatcatctatcccatccctagaaactttactacactactcggacatagaagcgaataacaaagcaatcaaaatgaatgaaaatgacattgtattaaaagatagagtagagtagagaaagtaaaggatagaaatctaagaaaactacaaaataaaaatgcaaaacaataagaaaaatgttgagtcgcccAGTTCTCTCACAggagctctcgctctctggtttgagggtctgcggcgtgctcctttgcaagctaggggaagagggggtttatatatggaaacccatttgacctagcttcccagacctgcccgatgatctactcgatggggtacacgagggtgaagtcgggttactcctcgggtggatcttcgggttgctcttcatgctcttggatcctcctcgatcgtgttggggttcggacttgttcttgcagctcgatggctccttcgggtacatgctcgagttatccttgtttttccccatttttggctctttagcacctgttttcatccaaaatatgcaaatgcagaaatgcaacaccctaaatgctctaaaagtgaattcctacagtaaatgacctaaaaatgctaagttagaggtatgaacaatgcaaaatatggacaaaaaaggatgctaaaaacatgtaaattagagagttatcaaggTGCTCGTTCAAGGTCAGACTACGGCTCGGGGGTCCCGTCTTGGCAGAAAGGCTATTCAAAGGGTTCTTCCAGTCTAGGAGGTGCTCATGATCAACGGGGAAATCTGGTGCTGCAAGGGGACCGCCACGTCAGCGTCCTGAACATGTTTTGCCATTGGCTGCTGTTGAGGTAAGAGCACCGGTGAAAGAGGAAAGGAAGCAAAAGTCTGCGAAAAAGGCTTTGTTTTAGGAACACTTGGGTAATGATGGTCCCGGTTCTGATCTGGTAGAAGAAGGTCAAATAATGGAGGAAAAAGAGGAGGTTGTGGAGGAAGCGGATGTACCAATTGATTCCGGATCAACGGATGGGCAAGTGGTGGCAAACTCGGAGATTCTGGTGGAGGAGATTGGCGTGCAGAAATTGGATCCAACACTAGTCATTGTTGTGGGTGAAGTGGAGGCGAACAGGGAGGGTGATGTGGTCTTGAAGGCAGGAGAGGGTTTCGAGCAGAGTGGCTTGTCTCAGGAGTTGTTGCTATCGAATTCAAATGGCGGGGGCAAGGTTGACACCGCTGCTACTATTGGTCATGCCATGGGGAGCATTTCGGTGGGTGAAGCAGTCGATGCAGAGGTGTCTACGGGAATAGATGGGGAGGAAGCGGATATGGAGGTGGAGGACTCTTGTTTGGAGGAAATGCTAGTTGATCCATTACTAGGTGGGCAAGCGGCTACCGGAGATCAAGGTGGTGATGTGGTTATTGTGAGTGCAGATGTTTCTCAAGGAGGGTCTAGCAAGGTGGTGATGGGAGGCAAAGGGAGGAAGGGGAAAGGTGCCTTGGTGCTAAGAGGGATCTCTACTAAAAAGCGGAATGCTAACATGCTCTTGTCACCACGGCGGAGACCTCCTTCCAGTGTTCAGGATCCTGGTGTAAGCGGAACTACCCTGAAGGCTCAGGAAGGCGCTGTGGGTGGTCACGGTGGGGCAAAACCACCTAAaccaaacattttaaaatgaatattcTAAGTTGGAATTGTCAGGGGTTCGGAAATAAGGCTACTATCGGACAtcttatgaaaacaaaacaatcttatatttttatggaacaatttgtttgtcattttggttataaaattttgaaaacggTGGAACCtattggttgtagtggaggCTTGGCCTTATTTATAATAAggatgattttaatatttcaattttattggTCACAAACAGACTAATTGATATTGAGGCAGTTCATAATGGACGGGTTTTTCACATAACTTTTGTGTATGGGGATCCTGTTCCCAAAAATCGTGAGGTGGTTTGGGAAAAACTATTGTTGATTAGTTCTTCAAGGTCCACACCTTGGTTGGTGGtgggtgattttaatgaattgtCAGGGATTCATCAAAAACGAGGGGGTAAGTTGCGCCATGCTTCCTCGTTTCAGTCTTTTAACGGGATGATTCAAGATTGTGGTTTCTTGGAATTTCCTTATCTCGGTGACTTTTTGTCTTGGCGGGGCTGGCGGGATAAGAAACCAATTCGGTGCCACCTGGACAGTGCTTTAGGAACGGAGGACTGGCATGATCTGCTTCCAGATACGGTTACAGAATACTTGCCAATGATTGCTTCTTATCATAAACCTCTGGAGGTCAGTATTGGTGCCAAGCGATTGCAGGGGCGACAGTGCTTCATGTTTGATCGACGGTGGATACACAATCTCGAATGGGTGGCGTGGAGATAATGATCAGGAATACCCTAATCTTCTGACCAAAATTGGGAATTGTAGACGCGCCATTTCTCAGTGGCGTAAATCAAAGGTTCCGGTCGTTAGGGACACGATTGAGGATCTTAAACAGAAATTGGAGATTGCTCAGGCAGATGTTGCGAGTCCTCCGAGTGTAATTTATGATCTGAGCTCTCGGTTGCGGGAGGCCTATCGTGATGAGGAGATTTACTGGTATCAAAAGAGTCGGAATAAGTGGATGCGCGTGGGGGATAAGAACACACAATATTTTCATGCTCAAACCAAGCAAAGGCGGGCGCGTAATCAGATTAGTGGTTTGTATGATAAGAATCATGTCTGGTCGACGAAGGATGAGGATATTTGCACTACTGCTGTATcatattttgaggatttgtttacTTCAATTAATCCAGCTACTTTCGAGGAGGCTTTACGTGAGGTATAATTGGTAATTACAGAGGAGTTAAATGAGCGGTTAACGGCCCCGACAACGGAGGCAGGTACAAACGGCCCTGTTCATGATACACCCGGATAAGGCTCCGGGGCGGATGGAATGACTGCTTTGTTTTTATAGAAGGCATGACATGTTGTTAAGACGGATTTGGTTTCTATGGTTAATCAGTTTTTTGAGGAGGGAGTTTTCGATAAGAATCTTAATCGCACGGACATTTGCCTCATCCCAAAGGTCGCAAGGCCGACCCAAATGGCGGAGTTACGCCCAATTAGTCTGTGTAATGTGGggtataagattatttcaaagATCTTGTGTCAACGGTTGAAAACAGTTTTACCAAGCCTTATTTCAGAGACGCAATAAGCCTTTGTTCTCGGGCGCTTGATCTCAGACAATATTTTGATTGcccaagagatgtttcatggtctCCGAACAAATCCGTCCTGTAAAGGAAAGTTTATGGCCATTAAAACGGACATGAGTAAGGCCTATGATAGGGTCGAGTGAGGATTTGTTGAGGCTCTACTACGGAAAATGGGTTTTGCGGAAAAAAGGATCtcatggattttgttttgtattacttCGGTTGAGTACAAAGTCCTTATTTCCCTAATAAAAAATGGACAACCTAATGGGTTGATAGTCCCGAAAAGAGGTTTGCGGGAGGGAGATCCTCTTTCTCCCTATTTGTTTATCCTGTGTACGGAAGTGCTAATTGCTCAAATTAACAAGGCAGAAATGGACAAGCAGATCACGGGTATTAAGGTCGCTTATCGGTGTTCGCCAGTAACACATTTActatttgcggatgatagtctttTTCTGTAAGGTGGATAGAGATCAATGTGgggttattttggatattttagaaaAGTATGAGGCGGTCTCGGGACACAGATTAATTTCGATAAATCTTCGGTTCAATTTGGGCATCTGTTGATGAGGATACAAGAAGGGAGATGCATGGGGTACTTGGAATTTCGAATCTGGGTGGTATGGGTTCTTACTTAGGGATTCCTAAGAGCTTGGGAGGGTCCAAAATGaagattttctcttttgtcCGGGATAGACTTCAGAGTTGGACGACGGGATGGACGACAAAACAGTTATCCAGAGGGGGTAAAGAGGTAATGATAAAGTCTGTGGCTACTGCGGTTCCGACATTTGTTATGTCTTGCTTCCGGTTACCAAAAACAGTTACGTCTAAGCTTACTAGTGCAGTGGCGAATTTTTGGTTGAGTTCGGGCCAGTATGGGGGACTACACTAGTTAGCCTGGGAGAAGCTTTGTGGGAGTACGCAGTTGGGGGATGGGGTTTTaagaatgttgatgattttaactATGCATTGTTGGCAAAACAATTGTGGCGGTTGATCGAGGCGCCGAAATCCCTTTTTGCTAGGGTTTTGAGGGACCGGTATTATCAGAATTCGGATCCTATGGACCTGATCCGATCATACTCTCCATCGTATGGGTGGCGGAGTATAGTCTCAGCTAGATCTTTGATAAACaaagggcttattaaacgggttggtTCTGGAGAGtccatttctatatggactGATCCATGGGTACCGActcaatccccaagaccagcTTTGAGCAAGGGACCTCTTAAGGACCCTTCGTTAAAAATTTCTCATTTAATTGATTATGGAACAAATTCATGGCGTATGGATATGCTTCTAGCGCATTTTGATTTGGAAGACGTGGCACTGATTAGGGTTATACCTTTGGGTAGCACTCAGATGGCAGACTCTCTTGGTTGGCACTTTACGAAATTGTGGAAATATACTGTCAAATCAGGGTATGAAACGGAGCGTGCTGTCAAACAGCGAATCATCCAGGTTATTCGATATGGCCCAGATATTACTCCCCTCCTGGCGGCTGTTTGGAGGGTGTCCTGTCCACCAAAACTGtagcattttatgtggcaagttttgTGAGGTTGTATATCGGTATCGGCAAATTTGAGGAAGCGGGGAATATATTGGGATTCGGGATGTGCTAGATGTGGGGCGGAAGAGGAAACCATTCATCATGCTCTTTTTGGTGCCCACCTGCCCGTCAGGCTTGGGCCTTAACTCAGGTACCGGTTGGCCAAGTTTTGTTCCCAACGGACTCGGTGTACACTAATATGGACCACTTTTTGGGTAAATCTAATCTGGGGTCTCAGGTGGAGGCTTTCCCATGACTCATGTGGTATCTCTGGAAGGCGAGGAATGCTCGTCTTTACGAGAACCAGGTAGAAAAACCggaggatgttttagagttGCGGTTGGGGAGGCGGGTACATGGTTGCAGGCAAAAGTGTCAGATGTGGAGGAGGATTCTTCCATTATCCCCATTGACTCTAGGGCTCGGGTAAGGGGGCCCATGAGTCACCTTCCTATTTTGTTTACAGGTTATCGGAGTTTCGtcgatggatcttggaaggctgGCGATGCCTTTGTAGGTGCAGGATGGGTGTGTTCATCCTTTCAAAATCCGATACCAATGAGGGGAGCCACCAATTTCCGACGAAGTCTTTCTCGATTACACGCTGAAGTCGAAGCTTTTGTTTCGGCTATGCGgtgcatgattggacatgattATCGGGATGTGGCTTTTTATACAGATTGCTcaaatttggtgaagatggtgtcttctccacATGACTGGTCGGCTTTCAAGACGTAACTTGACGATATAAAGATTGATAGGGAGgagttctcttctttctctttatctttcatttcaagaaatgcaaatgtaagtgcggattctttggcacgtcAGGCGCGTACCTCTCCGCAAcctattttgtttataaacgATTTTTCTATTAATTGGTTTATAcgagctaatcttttgttgtcaaaaatatatatatatatatatatatatatatatatatatatatatatatatatatatatattttttaactgtTAAATCATTCACTAAAAGTTTAATACTGTTTAAACTGTAATCGCATGCTTCTGTGTAAACTCTTATAGTCGTAACTGCTGCGTTTAAACCTGTGAAATCTATAATAGCATCtcggattttattttttatttattgaattacagctaaacaaatatatttttttaagttatacgTACGATGTGTAccaatcaaaatgtttttattagATGTCAAGTTTGAGGAGGTGTGGCATTTGGAAGTGCTGAAAAAACCTGATTTACGTGTCTCGTGAAGAGAAAAACATTTATTGTACTGATGATAAATTTATTTCTGTCATTTTATTGCTacttttttcaataatttaatcCACGTAAGTGTATTACAGCTCcaaatttatcaaattaattataagataattattttaatagaaGTAAAATTAGGATAGGGGTTACGAAACCTAAGCCCCATTTTTGACTTTCGATAACACTACATAATTTCAGTAATATCTATAACAAACTCAGAAACCAATCCCTATTCCCTAGTAATCAGCTTGAACATAGTTACATACACACTGTGTGATGATTGACTTTTTCcttttacttcttctctctgcAACAAATCTATAAACACCATCAAaagtatttttcatttcttctcaaaacctaagaacaaaaaaatggacattgaatcttcttcatctccatcatcacGTGCTCTTATTAAGAAGGAGAAAGGAGGATGGAGAGCTATCAAGTACATTATTGGTTCgttttttaccttcttcattatttgatattctttttctttgggttttatacttaagtaaaatatttttatttggggTTTATGAAGCAAATGAGTCGTTTGAGAAGCTGGCGTCAATGAGCTTAATAGGGAATCTACAAGTGTATCTCACAACAAAATACAATCTCGGTGGTGTCTTCTTCGTGAATGTCATCAACATTTGCTTTGGTTCTTGCAACGTTCTTAGTCTCGCCGGTGCTTTTGTCTCTGATGCTTACCTCGGAAGATTTTGGACTCTTCTCATTGGTTCCATAGCCTCCTTCATCGTAATTTTCCCTTCCTCTCTCTTCATTTTCAACACCGTAAAAAGCAGGGACCAAAAGTGTGTGGTTAAGTGTTTGCTCTAGTGGGTAGAGCACTTTTGTTCTATGTTAAGACTAAGGAACTTTTAGGATAAGCTTTGTGGTTTTATTGAACATTTTTTCTATGATAGGGAATGGGAATAATTGCTCTAACTGCGGCTCTCCCACGATTAAGACCGGAGGCTTGCAACGATCCATCGAATTGTTCAAACCAGCCCACGAAATGGCAGCTTGGGGTTCTTTTCTCCGGTCTAGGTTTACTAGCCATTGGAGCAGGAGGAATCAGACCGTGCAACATCGCATTTGGAACAGATCAATTCGATACAAGCACTAAAAAAGGCAAAGCTCAGCTTGAAACGTTCTTTAACTGGTGGTACTTCTCCTTCACTGTAGCTCTAGTTATTGCACTGACAGGTGTCGTTTATATACAGACTAATATCAGTTGGGGCATTGGTTTTGTGATCCCCACGGCTTGTTTGGCACTCTCTATCACCACCTTCCTCATCGGTCAGCACTCTTACATTTG contains:
- the LOC104738262 gene encoding uncharacterized protein LOC104738262 — protein: MHGVLGISNLGGMGSYLGIPKSLGGSKMKIFSFVRDRLQSWTTGWTTKQLSRGGKECSGEFLVEFGPVWGTTLVSLGEALWEYAVGGWGFKNVDDFNYALLAKQLWRLIEAPKSLFARVLRDRYYQNSDPMDLIRSYSPSYGWRSIVSARSLINKGLIKRVGSGESISIWTDPWVPTQSPRPALSKGPLKDPSLKISHLIDYGTNSWRMDMLLAHFDLEDVALIRVIPLGSTQMADSLGWHFTKLWKYTVKSGYETERAVKQRIIQVIRYGPDITPLLAAVWRVSCPPKL